The proteins below come from a single Candidatus Binatia bacterium genomic window:
- a CDS encoding DUF4136 domain-containing protein, translating to MRIHVETNPRVDLSLYRTYEWTQPGPPQRVGYRDDFAPPATGSRGTLHPAGAGNWAVERTDQEIRGRADAELAARGYVRAAKPQMLFSWHISTQHKQIQDTWGDFAQYKAEGGTEGPADAWMDGYEEGSLVIEARDSRNRALLWYGSATAVVNPELRKKRIPEAIAEIFAQWPARSAGG from the coding sequence ATGCGAATCCATGTCGAAACGAACCCGCGCGTGGACCTCTCGTTGTACCGCACATACGAATGGACACAGCCGGGGCCGCCCCAGCGCGTGGGCTATCGCGACGACTTCGCACCGCCCGCCACCGGTTCGAGAGGTACCCTACATCCCGCGGGGGCCGGCAACTGGGCCGTCGAGCGCACCGACCAGGAGATCCGTGGGCGCGCCGATGCCGAGCTGGCCGCGCGCGGCTACGTCCGCGCAGCCAAGCCGCAGATGTTGTTCTCGTGGCACATTTCGACGCAGCACAAGCAGATCCAGGATACGTGGGGCGACTTCGCGCAATACAAAGCCGAGGGTGGGACCGAGGGCCCCGCCGATGCCTGGATGGACGGATACGAAGAGGGCTCGCTCGTCATCGAGGCACGCGATAGCCGCAACCGAGCCCTGCTGTGGTACGGCAGCGCCACTGCCGTGGTGAACCCAGAGCTCCGAAAGAAACGAATCCCCGAAGCAATCGCCGAAATCTTCGCGCAGTGGCCGGCCCGCTCGGCGGGAGGCTGA